Part of the Oncorhynchus tshawytscha isolate Ot180627B linkage group LG07, Otsh_v2.0, whole genome shotgun sequence genome, cgagttccaaactaactttggaagcaacgtcagcacatgatctgttcgttgggagcttcatgaaatgggtttccttggccgagcagctgcatacaagcttaagatcaccatgcgcaatgccaagcgtcagctggagtggtgtaaagcttgtcgCCATTGGACCTTGGAGCAGTAGAAACAcgttctctgtagtgatgaatcacgcttcaccatttggcagtccgatggactaaTCTGTGTTTGACTGATGCCAGGAAAGCGCTACCTGCCCAaaggcatagtgccaactgtaaagtttggaggaggaggaataatggtctggggctgtttttcatggtttgggctaggcctcttagttccagtgaagggaaatcagcGCTGCAGCATatgatgacattctagacgattctgtgcttccatctttgtggcaacagtttgtggaaggccctttcctttttcagcatgaccatgcccccatgcacaaagtgaggtccatgcagaaataatttgttgagattggtgtggaagaacttgactggcctgcacagagccctgacctcaaccccatcgaacacctttgggatgaattggaatgccgactgagaGCCTggcctaatcgcctaacatcagtgcccggactcactaatgctcttatggctaAAACTGCAAGCAACAAAGTTCCAACATTTAGTataaaaccttcccagaagagtggaggctgttgtagcagcaaagggacccactccatattaatgcccatgattttagaatgagatgtttgacgagcaggtgtccacatacctttggccatgtagtgtgtgtgtgtgtgcatatatacaTGCACATATCTGCAGgtacactcacacatgcacacctcTGTTAGCAGATGTCCATTACCAGGTCGATTATCATGTTAGCCCTTACACACAATATTCTCTACACACAAATGTCGAACTCTCTCTTCCATGTCATCCCTCAGATCCACAACTCAGATGGAACTCTGGCAGGCTTCTCTGCGCAGGGATTGGACGATGGCTCGGGCCAAATCCAGCTCATCCAGGACGGTAGCCACGGCAATATCGGAATCAGCGTCGCCACAACGACAACCTCTGACCTCCTAACGCAGGCTGGGCATATGCAGCAGATTCAGGGCGTGTCATTGGCCGGGGGCACGACCTATAGCGGCGCGGTTCCCATGGGGCTGTCGGGGGGTAACATAACTTTCCTCCCTATCAACAGCATAGACCTCGAATCACTAGGGCTTGCCGGTGCTCAGAcggttcccatagcaacgacgACCGACGGTCAGCTGATCATGGGCAGCCAGGCGCTGGAGGGGCAGGAAGGTGCAGCCAAACAGCTAGCGACCCTAGTTAGTGAAGCTAACGGTAACCCAGACCTCTACGTGCCAACAACCTCATCATCCCAGCTGCCTGAGACCATCGACGGGACGGGGGTTCTGACCCAAGCTACTGCCGTGTCCGCCGGGGTTTCAGACGCATCCCCAGAGAACTACAACTCCCACAACCACCTGCAGCAAATACAGGTCAGTCATATGACATAGAATTCCCTAGGCTTTATTCCCAGCGCCCTACACCACATATAACAGTCATATTACAGTGAGCCATGATACAGGAAAAAAAGTTACTAGTCTTGTTTAACTTGTTTTCAGCAGATCATATTACTATGTACGTTGCTGTAGGTCCTCCTCAGGACACTGTTCTAAAAATACCATGACTGAATTAAGTCTGTTTCATCCAGGTGTCCACCTCTAATGCCTCGTCCTTCTCCCAGCCCATCCTACAGCTGTCGGGGGACAACCAGGGGGCCCAGGGACAGGATCTATCCCAGTCTGGGCAGACGCTCCAGAGTGTCCAGCTCGTCAACCCTGGAACCTTCCTCATCCAGGCCCAGACAGTCACTGCTTCGGGACAGATACAGTGGCAGACCTTCCAGGTAGGTTGTGCgggtgtgtgtttatctgtttcACTACCGTACGTAGGTGTGTGGGATCATGCATGTGTGTAACTCTTTCTAACGCACTCTCTCTCAGGTCCAAGGGGTCCAGTCTCTGCAGGGCCTCCAGCTCCCCCAGGCCCAGGGGGGCCAGCAGTTGACTCTGGCCCCAGTCCAGGGCCTCTCTATGGGTCAGGGAGGATCCATCACCCTGCCTAACCTCCAGACTGTTACAGTCAACTCTATAGGACAGCCAGGGATTCaatacacacagggagaggaggcCGGCAGTCCTGCAGGTAGGAACATGCATACGTATACACACaattacatacacacaaaccCCATCTTTCTATTTCTTactttgtctctctcactcacacacacacacacacacacacacacacaactatctCTCCCCACAGGCATCCAGATAAAGGAGGAGCCAGACTCTGAAGAATGGCAGCTGAGTGGTGACTCCACCCTCAACCCCAGTGACATCAACAACCTGCGTGTCCAGATGGATGACGAAGACATGGACATGTCCACCGGGGAGGGCAAGAGGTTGAGGAGAGTCGCCTGCACCTGTCCCAACTGTAAAGAGGCTGGAGGGAGGTGGGTTGGAAAGACGCACATAAACAATATATTAacacaaatgtatataaaaacgTTGGatcctaggctttagctcagtgggttAATGTCGTTGAACCGGGGTCTATACTCAGTAGGGTCACTTTCAACCACGACAATTGAAACTCCAGTGACTGCATGAAGTTGACTTTGTGTGTtgaccccaaccctctctcttgTCACCCCTTCCTCCCAGAGGGTCGAGTCTTGGTAAGAAGAAGCAGCATATCTGTCACATCGTGGGCTGTGGGAAGGTGTACGGTAAGACTTCTCACCTCAGGGCTCACCTCAGATGGCACAGCGGAGAACGACCCTTCGTCTGCAACTGGATGTTCTGTGGCAAGCGGTTTACCCGGAGTGACGagctacagagacacagacggacacacacGGGTAGGAATACACACGAACACCATCTTCACTACATAACACAAGCTTAACGCTCACCACACTTATTCTTTCATCACTCtttacctctttttctccctttcaTTTCTCTGTCCAGGAGAGAAGAAGTTTGTGTGCGCACAGTGTTCAAAGAGGTTCATGCGTAGCGACCATCTGGCCAAACATATAAAGACTCACCAGAATAAAAAAGGTGTGGCTTCCTCCTCATTGTCTCCGCCCCCCAGCGACACCATCATCACCGCAGACGGAACCACCCTCATCCTTCAATCAGCTGCTGGCGGCCACGACCTCCTAGGCAATCAGGAGATCCCTCTGCAGCTGGTCACCGTGGCACCCGGTGAGGTCATGGAATGAGGATGTGGCTTATAGACTGGCCAATAAACAGGGACCGTGTGGGCTTTTTtctccccccctttgttttttgttttttattggttttttatatatgaatatatatacgTAAATATAtatgacaaatatatatatattttaagtaaGAGTTATCATGACTTTATGTTTGTTATTTGCAGTCTTTTTATAGGCAGGCAAACAAATTACATTCAATGTTGTCActatgtacacagacacacacacactctcgcaaACATGAATACTCACTATGAAATGCCTTATTTTGTATCATACTGTTGTATAAAATGCTGGAGATGCATGTGTTTTTTAAGCTTTTGCAGATCATGTAATTGTGTTATGATGCAGGGAATAGGAAAAGTGTAGTAGCCCTCTCTCTAGAGCGATTGATTGAATAATTGATTATATTGAATCATCGGTCGCTTTCTCTAGAgagtgtgggtgagagagagactacaggtgGCTTCATTAACTCTTCACCTGAAGCGACAAGCATAACACCCTTTTAAGACCTTGTGAACACTGTCATAGCCATGatataacacattttttttaaaaacatttttattataGAACACTATGACAGCGTTTAACAACCAATATCTGCATAATGTCAGACCTTtgtaatgtagtggtagagttgGGCTTGCACACTAATTCTCCAACACATACCTTTTGATTTGTTAACAATGTTCTGATCAATTAATGTTTGGATTGATTGAAACTTTGCTAACCAATAAAGGTATGTCTGTGTGGacacttttatttccatgtaGATTTTttcccagccctgtaccccatGAAAGTGATGTGACCTCATGCTATTAAAGCTTGCCCGTTAAGACATGCCCTGTGGTTTCAGGTGAAGCGTTATTAGCGGTTGGATTGATTTGGTGATAAAAGTTGGCCATACATGCTGCTCTAGGGTCAGTTTAGGATTTATCCCCCCTTAATGTTTGAGGTTAGGATTTGGGgggggtaagctgatcctagatctgcctGAAGGAAACGTTGACCCACAGCAGAATGTTTGGGTCATCACTCTAGCCAACATGAGCACACTTGCAGTGCTTACTCAAGTCAAATGTGTCTTCAGTTAACTATTTTTTTTCTtcgttttttaaaaactttttgttGTATAGTTACATTTTATATTCTGTTTCTATGACTAGCTTAGTTTGGGACTTGTCAGattaattaaattaaaatgaGTTAAAGGACACAGGTCTGAAAATCGACTTGATTTCTCAATTGCCCACCCAAAATGGTGAAAACATTTTGAACTTGCCATTTTTGCATTTCTGGAATAGTTGAGGTTCACTGACCAGTACATTGAACATTTCAAATGGTACATCAACTATGGCTGCCGGAGCATGCACCCACTGCAAGACATTTAGTGCAGTCCAATTTTCTACCCTTCTCCTGAAGTGTGTACTCGTTCACTCACCTGCATGGATTTAAATGGAGTGGATTATGGTGGAAACTTCCTCCAGACATTTTTCTACCAATCCAATGCACACATTTGGGTGAGGGGTAGAATCTGAATCGCAATATTCTGTTCTACTCATTCTAATTCTATTATGTTTCCACTGCTCTCAGGCTAGTTGCTTCTCATTGTAAAGGAAACAATCATGCCATTATTATTTCTAAATGTTATTGTAATCTTTCCTGTCAGTATGTGCATGTCTTAGCGTCCACTTACCTGTATATTATCTTCTATTCACATTGTTAATAGAAGCCATTTTCTTTAGATAAATAATTTTGTTGTATCAAAAGCttattttaattgtttttttaaaagaAAGTGTAAAATTTGAATGTTACTTTTTGTAAAACCTTTTTTCAAATGGATCATAATTAAAGTCTGATTCCTTCCAATGACagactgcatgtgtgtgtcactAGTTATTTTATGATAACAGCAAAGATGATTCCTCTCTGGTTACAGAGGTTGCAGTTCTCCTGAAAACAGTAGGTGGCAGCAAAGCCATTTGTGGCAGGATTACGTCAATTGACATCCACGAAGAACAGTTTGCCTTCAACATTGGCTTTTATGAAGAAGAAACTGCAGATTTGTTGTAATAATTATGTTCTGGTATCTTTAGCTGTTGGTTGCATTATGTTCTTGatagaaccctgacctgttcaccggacgtgctacctgtctgacctgctgttttcaactctagagacagcaggagtggtagagagactctgaatgatcagctatgataAACCAACTGACATGTACTCCTGAGGTTCTGACCTGTGGCACTCTTGacaaccactgattattattatttgaccctgctggtcatctatgaacatttgaacgtcttggtcatgttctgttatctccacccggcacagctagaagaggactggccacccctcatagcctggttcctctctaggtttcttcctaggttctggcctttctagggagttttaattggacactgtgcttctacacctgcattgcttgctgtttggggttttaggctgggtttttgtacagcacgttgagatatcagctgatgtaagaagggctttgtaaatatgtttgatttgattttgataggTAATTTAAATAAGAGGCAAAGACAGTACATTTAGAGAACTGAAATGTTATCTGACTGTCACTTCATTGCAATAGTAAGAACTCGTAAGTATCCTAGCCATGTTTCcgactaaaataaataattttataACTAACCAAAGATAGACcagagcctgtcgtttccaatggtaGCAAAtgaatcatagtgggcagaacaggcAAGATGgagggcagagccaagcacaagcTAGAGTGCTcatgttgtcacatttatttgcatatttccgttagagAACACCTACTCTGAAGTGCTCGTGTGCAATAACTAAATTTGCCTTTACACTCGTTCTAAACAATGCCACAATGCAAAGTTTACAAAAACTCCACTCTGTTAGAGAttatagttttggaaacagaaaactgtatggagACCAATGACATAATtagcagaatgtcggccaaaatccgtCTTGCTCCATCTTCTCCTGCTGTTGGCCTCTGGGCTTCACATTTATATATCCGGTGAAATGTCTGTCTGATTGTTCTATCTGTGACTCAACAACAGATGAAAGGAGTTTAGTTATCTTAATCTTTtactaaagttttaaaaaagttgctagctagtagtagtgtagtcttATTTTTTACCCGAGTTGGCGAAAATCAAATTATTGATTTCAAGACTGGGCTGAAAATCGCTCAGTTCTCATTTCGATAGCTGAGGCAGCCGATAATGCAGATCTAGCGCATCTCGGACTCCGGACTCACCTCCGACTCTTGTGTACCCTTGTGTTTGGAGTCGACTCTTGCTCTACTCTCAAAACACTGAAACAGATagtattttattgaacctttatttagttaagaacatattcttattacaatgacagcctaccgtcAGATACGTACATATCACTTCATCATTACAGTCCTACTGTTAGGgttgcgtcaattcgaatctggtatcaggataaatatgacattgagtcaccgattgtatgttctgtattttttattagctaagcaataagtggtaaatgcaattttcataTGTACGGGCTCTCTGTCacacctcgcagggcaaaacagagaactgacttgttcctgacaaagatattataatgTACTCTTGACAGAAGTAgtagtagagactgggcgtggtttaaacttacTCAGCCTGGGCTCCTTGCCACCCAGGGACTCTAAACCTTCACATAAGAGAGGACAAGTTATATCGTACATGTTATGTATTTAAGAAGTTATCATTCCACGACCTCACCCAAAGCAAACCAGGGGTCATCCTCAGTCAGCCCCATCTTTCTCCGAAAGTTAGATTCCGTATCTGCATCTCCTTCAGAAGCATCAAGCAACAGCATCATACCTGAAGCCTGTACCACATCTGTAACAGACTTCTTCAAACAATATATGATGCAAGCAGcacaacacaccaataacaaaAACACAAGAATTAGGGTCAGAAATCCAGTAACCACCAGTGATGCATACTCACCAAGCCACACCCCCATCCAAGACATCCAGCCAGACTCCTCCACCCCAGCCACGCCCTTCATTTCTGCCGAAAGCTCTTCCAACCCAACCAATGCTTTTGATATACTCCCATCAGGACTGGTATTATTAGGTATAAATGTACAACATTGTTCACCAAACATTTTGCAAACCCCTGCCTGACTGGCCAGGATCCTATCTAAAGTCAATCTATTCTGCCTGGCGGTCCTGGTAGTAGCCTCCAATTTCTCGGCCATACCAGTGAGAGCTGTGTGGGTGTAATTAACGAATCTCTGTTGATTATAGTATATATAATTAATCCAAGAAGTCTGTTTAGCATCTACAATGGCTGCGCCAATAATTGGTAGTAGATGCCATaaaccatcattcctgtttagGGCCTGGAATTCCTGAGGAACACCTACTGGCACACCTAGTAGGTTGAAATGTATATTATCTGTTTCCTCAGACCAAGGTGTATCACGCTTATATCTGGAGTACGGGTGAACATCATTAGGTGCTTTTCTAGTAGATCCCAGGAGCTGATTAGCTGTAACTTCAATAATGGTTAGTGGTGTTATCAGACTGGCTAAAGCACACATACCCTGCCAGTTACCTCTAAGGACAGGTGTTAAATGCCTGTTTTGGCCACACATCCACCATATATCAGCAACACCCTTAGTTTGATTCAAGCCTTTCACTGGCCAGGGGGCATTAATGGCTATGTTACTATTACAATCTGCTGCAGGCAACCGCCCATAGTCAAAACCCCTACCTGTACCAGTGATGCAACTGTAGTTACCTCCGTACGCCTTAACACCCCATGGAGCCTTACATCAAACAGGTGTCTCACAATAAAGAAATTTGGATAACACCAATATGCAGAACTTTACTTTATTCACAATAAGTGTCTGCTTATCTTTTTAGTTGACCGGTCTAGTTTGTGAGACACACCGTCCAACGACAGCAATGGTCAATTGGCTGGCACGCCAATGTCCAGCGAAGTCCTTTACCAGATCACGTCGGGGTCACCAATTGTTAGGGTTGCGTctattcgaatctggtatcaggataaatatgacattgagtcaccgattgtatgctatgtattttttattagcgaagcaataagtggtaaatgcaattttcgtatacaGAATATGGGCTCTCTGTCacacctcgcagggcaaaacagagaactgacttgttcctgacaaagatattataatatactcttgacagaagtagttcctgctttcgagccggcctgtcagagtagggactgggcgtggtttaaacttacTCAGCCTATTGTTGATTGTTGGCGCACAGGCTGGTCCCAGCCCCCTAAGCGCTTCATCGGTCAGTCGTTGTAGTTGTGTAGAATATCTATGCGCTCACACACTCAATACAGTTATCtcacacctggctcctgttatctaacaaaatacGGTTTGTTCCCGCAACACTACATTCTGAATGTGCCCTCACAACTCATTGCACAGgtcctgtcttcatgttattctgtatttttccatcacgagaaaggcccatggccctgaaactgttaacaatgtctcaagtcagctatgttgcataacacatatacccacacaagccaacagcaaatAATATTCCAtcacatatgatatggtaaaggCTATAGTGTATAACACAGAACCTCACACTACTAGGAAGACTACATTTGCGTTCTAGAGGACTGACATGAGCATGATGCTGCCCATTTGCTGATCAACTTAACCTATAAAAGGCCTATTTTGTTTGAATATAGAACgtgattatatattatatacattatattatatacagtattttgtatatatttttatttgaactttgatttaactaggcaagtcggttttaagaacaaattcttatttaaaatgacggccaaacccggatgacgctgggccaattgtgcagctctatgggactcccaatcacggccggttgtgatacagcctggatccgATGTCtgtaacactgagatgcagtgccatagaccgctgcgccactcgggagcctcgaGCCTATTATTTGGCATGCTTTTGCCCTATTCGGACGGGTATTACTAGAAACGTTGGTTTCGTCATTATATTCCAAACATGTGCCTTGTTCCAGTGGTCGATTCACACAATCTGCTCCCTGTAAttctaatttatttatatatttttaattgaatTGATTTATGATGGAAGCCTGAATGTTTTTATTGTGGGTGTGGATATATTTCAACGTCATGTCTAGACGATAATAGGCTACTACAACTCATGCTCTGCTGCCAAATGCAGGCCTATAGGTGTCCCTATAGTGTGTTATGCAGCACTATACAGGATCGCTCCAATAATGGTATCTTTCCAATGGTTTGAAGCAGCTAACTAGCCTCTCCATCAGGGTGCTCTGCTGTCACCCCATTCGGTTTGGTTTGTGTCATATTGTTTGAAGTTCATCCTTGTTTTTATTACTTGTGACCGTGTACCAACCTGGGCGATACTCTGGTCTACCAGTATTGCGGCGTTGAGGGTTTGTCTTCGTTGTTTGTGTTACTTTTCTGTCCACCGGAACCCTCACGGTTTTAGCCTTCGGGTACAGGGACCGCGACTACCACGCAAGATCTGGAGACGGTGTGTTTCACTACCGTGGGCTTGCAGTTCTCCCTGAGAGTGAGCTAGGTGTTGCGAGGCGCACCACCTTTCGTTAAAGATTTTTTATaactaaaaatgtttttatttaacctttatttaaccaggtaggctagttgagaacaagttctcatttagaacTGCGACCTGgtaaagataaagcaaagcagtgcaacacaaacaacaacacagagttacacatggaataaacaaacatacagtcaatattaaaatataaaaagtctatatacagtgtgggcAAATGCggtaggtaaggcaataaataagccatagtggcgaaataattaaaatatagcaatttaacactggagtgatagatgtgcagaagatgagtgtgcaagtagacatactggtgtgcaaaagaacaaaataaataacagtatggggatgaggtagttggatgggctatttacagatgggctatgtacaggtgcagtgatctgtgagctgcgcTGACAGCtcgtgagggagatatgagtttccagcttcagagatttttgcagttcgttccagtcattggcagcagagaactggaaggaaagtaggaattggctttgggggtgaccagtgaaatatacctgctggagcgtgtgctacgggtgggtgctgctatggtgaccagtgaaatatacctgctggagcgtgtgctacgggtgggtgctgctatggtgaccagtgagctgagataaggcggggctttacctagcaaagacttatagatgacctggagccattgggtttggcgacaaatatgaagcaatggacagccaacgagagcatacaggtcgcagtggtgggtagtatatggggctttggtgacaaaacggatggcgctgtgatagactgcatccaatttgctgagtagtgttggaggctattttgtaaattacatcgccgaagtcaaggatcggtaggatggtcagttttacgaaggtatgtttggcagcatgagtgaaggatgctttgttgcgaaataggaagccgattctagatttaattttgaattggagcatcttaatgtgagtctggaaggagagtttacagtctaaccagacacctagttatttgtagttgtccacatattctaagtcagaactgtccagagtagtgatgctggacgggcgggcagatgtgggcagcaatcggttgaagagcatgcatttagttttacttgcatttaagagcagttggaggccacggaaggaaagttgtatggcattgaagctcgtctggaggttagttaacacagtgtccaaagaagggctagaagtatacagaatggtgtcgcctgcgtaaaggtggatcagagaatcaccagcagcaagagcgacatcattgatatacagagaacagtcggcccgaggattgaaccctgtggcacccccatagagactgccagatgtctggacacaggccctccgatttgacacactgaactctatcagagaagtagttggtaaaccaggcgaggcaattatttgagaaaccaaggctgtcgagtctgccaataagaatgtggtgattgacagagtcgaaagccttggcccggtcgatgaatacggctgcacagtaatgtctcttatcgatggggATTATGATgccgtttaggaccttgagcgtggctgaagtgcacccatgaccagctctgaaaccagattgcatagcagagaaggtactgtgggattcgaaatggttggtaatctgtttgttaacttggctttcgaagaccttagaaaaacagggtaggatagatataggtctgtagcagtttgggtctagag contains:
- the LOC112253711 gene encoding transcription factor Sp3 isoform X1, with the protein product MATADVEGSQSEFLQHGGASENQTTDMTAIQLTGSDRWELLTPVSTGKDAQQGVVHIPNSGMMTSNGQYVLPIGNMDSQPIYVTASGNDGSANGVSSIQYQIHNSDGTLAGFSAQGLDDGSGQIQLIQDGSHGNIGISVATTTTSDLLTQAGHMQQIQGVSLAGGTTYSGAVPMGLSGGNITFLPINSIDLESLGLAGAQTVPIATTTDGQLIMGSQALEGQEGAAKQLATLVSEANGNPDLYVPTTSSSQLPETIDGTGVLTQATAVSAGVSDASPENYNSHNHLQQIQVSTSNASSFSQPILQLSGDNQGAQGQDLSQSGQTLQSVQLVNPGTFLIQAQTVTASGQIQWQTFQVQGVQSLQGLQLPQAQGGQQLTLAPVQGLSMGQGGSITLPNLQTVTVNSIGQPGIQYTQGEEAGSPAGIQIKEEPDSEEWQLSGDSTLNPSDINNLRVQMDDEDMDMSTGEGKRLRRVACTCPNCKEAGGRGSSLGKKKQHICHIVGCGKVYGKTSHLRAHLRWHSGERPFVCNWMFCGKRFTRSDELQRHRRTHTGEKKFVCAQCSKRFMRSDHLAKHIKTHQNKKGVASSSLSPPPSDTIITADGTTLILQSAAGGHDLLGNQEIPLQLVTVAPGEVME
- the LOC112253711 gene encoding transcription factor Sp3 isoform X2; translation: MATADVEGSQSEFLQHGGASENQTTDMTAIQLTGSDRWELLTPVSTGKDAQQGVVHIPNSGMMTSNGQYVLPIGNMDSQPIYVTASGNDGSANGVSSIQYQIHNSDGTLAGFSAQGLDDGSGQIQLIQDGSHGNIGISVATTTTSDLLTQAGHMQQIQGVSLAGGTTYSGAVPMGLSGGNITFLPINSIDLESLGLAGAQTVPIATTTDGQLIMGSQALEGQEGAAKQLATLVSEANGNPDLYVPTTSSSQLPETIDGTGVLTQATAVSAGVSDASPENYNSHNHLQQIQPILQLSGDNQGAQGQDLSQSGQTLQSVQLVNPGTFLIQAQTVTASGQIQWQTFQVQGVQSLQGLQLPQAQGGQQLTLAPVQGLSMGQGGSITLPNLQTVTVNSIGQPGIQYTQGEEAGSPAGIQIKEEPDSEEWQLSGDSTLNPSDINNLRVQMDDEDMDMSTGEGKRLRRVACTCPNCKEAGGRGSSLGKKKQHICHIVGCGKVYGKTSHLRAHLRWHSGERPFVCNWMFCGKRFTRSDELQRHRRTHTGEKKFVCAQCSKRFMRSDHLAKHIKTHQNKKGVASSSLSPPPSDTIITADGTTLILQSAAGGHDLLGNQEIPLQLVTVAPGEVME